From the Penaeus chinensis breed Huanghai No. 1 chromosome 28, ASM1920278v2, whole genome shotgun sequence genome, one window contains:
- the LOC125039936 gene encoding guanine nucleotide-binding protein subunit alpha-11-like yields the protein MACPLSCYCGLMCRCGCDPPPDPPPRTLGPPGAQSCSSHTVYILLLGAAESGKSTIMRQMKIIHSGGMSPVSLRSYTRHVLQNALTCVTRLIKAVEEAAVPWGSPEAAHAAHTLSALTPSSWGLLEDDVDPAVIPQDHAHLMKVLWEDTAAQECWKRANEFNLPDNTEYYLSATDRLAQQPYLPTQEDVLQLRIPTRAATVYDFTDRDWTFRITDVGGQRGERRKWLRLFDSINAIIFLTALSEYDQTWSEEEEDGMNRLELSLQLFCETLKYRGFIDTSIILFLNKVDVLQKKIATSDLSRYFPEYTGPRGDHRNAIDFIRNKFMGHAKDRKDFFTHETCATDTKTTKFVFAAVRESILWDNIRKFMDPFHLT from the coding sequence ATGGCGTGCCCTCTCTCGTGCTACTGCGGCCTCATGTGCCGCTGCGGCTGCGACCCGCCCCCGGACCCCCCTCCCCGGACGCTGGGGCCGCCAGGGGCGCAGTCCTGCTCCAGCCACACCGTCTACATACTGCTGCTGGGAGCGGCGGAGTCGGGCAAGTCGACCATCATGCGGCAGATGAAGATCATCCACAGCGGCGGGATGTCCCCCGTGTCCCTGCGCTCGTACACGCGCCACGTCCTGCAGAACGCGCTCACCTGCGTCACGCGCCTCATCAAGGCCGTGGAGGAGGCAGCCGTGCCCTGGGGGTCCCCCGaggccgcccacgccgcccacacGCTCTCCGCCCTCACACCGTCGTCCTGGGGGCTCCTGGAGGACGACGTGGACCCCGCCGTCATCCCGCAGGACCACGCGCACCTCATGAAGGTCCTGTGGGAGGACACGGCGGCGCAGGAGTGCTGGAAGCGCGCGAATGAGTTCAACCTGCCCGACAACACCGAGTACTACCTGTCGGCGACCGACCGCCTCGCCCAGCAGCCGTACCTGCCGACGCAGGAGGACGTGCTGCAGCTGCGCATCCCTACGCGCGCCGCCACCGTCTACGACTTCACGGACCGCGACTGGACGTTCCGCATCACGGACGTGGGCGGGCAGCGGGGCGAGCGGCGCAAGTGGCTACGCCTTTTCGACAGCATCAACGCCATCATCTTCCTGACGGCGCTGAGCGAGTACGACCAGAcgtggagcgaggaggaggaggacggcatGAACCGGCTCGAGCTGTCACTGCAGCTCTTCTGCGAGACGCTCAAGTACCGGGGCTTCATTGACACGAGCATCATCCTCTTCCTGAATAAGGTCGACGTCCTGCAAAAGAAGATCGCCACGTCGGACCTCAGCCGCTACTTTCCCGAGTATACGGGGCCGCGCGGGGACCACCGCAACGCCATCGACTTCATCCGCAACAAGTTCATGGGGCACGCCAAGGACCGCAAGGACTTCTTCACCCACGAGACCTGCGCCACAGACACCAAGACGACCAAGTTCGTCTTCGCCGCCGTCAGGGAGAGCATCCTGTGGGACAACATTCGCAAGTTCATGGACCCTTTCCACCTGACGTGA